A genomic window from Solanum dulcamara chromosome 11, daSolDulc1.2, whole genome shotgun sequence includes:
- the LOC129874499 gene encoding RNA exonuclease 4-like yields the protein MDHRYEPSETLRNKCAACYRQFNKKEHLVEHMRTSYHSVHEPMCGVCKKHCRSFESLREHLIGPLPKAECERIFKERGCDICLSILETRSSLRAHRESCISRPNNNGLLYRMANLGIQDELRIDNSRGRVVALACKMVGGGSDGSLDLCARVCLIDEHERMLFHSYIKPNIPVTNYRYEMTGIRPEYLRDAMPLRIVSRKIQEFLCNGEPIWQIRSKGGRSRILVGHGLDHDLKCLEMDYPPIKMRDTAKYPPLMKTSKLSNSLKYLTKAYLGYDIQIGVQDPYEDCVATMKLYMRMKFSQFHKKENYPLATDPQNKNNFASWRQNELERMTPEQLLDFSRSDYYCWCLDSQDY from the exons ATGGATCATAGATATGAGCCTTCTGAGACTCTCAG GAACAAGTGTGCAGCATGCTATCGGCAGTTCAACAAAAAGGAGCACTTAGTGGAACACATGAGAACATCTTATCATTCAGTTCATGAGCCCATGTGTGGTGTTTGCAAAAAGCACTGCCGCTCTTTTGAATCTTTAAGAGAGCACCTTATCG GGCCACTTCCAAAGGCAGAATGTGAAAGAATTTTCAAGGAGCGAGGATGTGATATTTGTTTGTCAATCCTTGAAACTCGAAGTTCTCTTCGGGCTCACAGAGAATCATGCATCTCACGTCCTAATAATAAT GGTTTGTTGTATCGCATGGCTAATTTGGGGATTCAAGATGAACTAAGAATTGATAACAGCAGAGGAAGAGTGGTTGCCCTTGCCTGTAAAATGGTTGGTGGTGGCAGTGATGGATCTTTAGATCTTTGTGCAAGGGTTTGTCtcattgatgaacatgaaagaATGCTTTTTCATTCATATATCAAGCCAAATATTCCTGTCACTAACTACAG gTATGAAATGACGGGCATAAGGCCAGAATATTTGAGGGATGCGATGCCATTAAGGATTGTGTcaagaaaaattcaagaattcctTTGCAATGGTGAACCTATTTGGCAAATCCGTTCTAAAGGTGGAAGGTCTAGGATTCTTGTTGGCCATGGTTTGGATCATGATCTTAAATGTTTAGAGATGGATTATCCACCAATAAAGATGag GGATACTGCAAAATACCCACCACTAATGAAAACAAGCAAGCTCAGCAACTCCCTCAAGTATTTGACCAAAGCTTACCTCGg GTATGATATTCAAATTGGAGTACAAGATCCCTATGAAGACTGTGTGGCCACAATGAAACTTTACATGAGAatgaaattttcacaatttcacaaAAAAGAGAATTATCCTCTTGCTACTGatccacaaaataaaaataactttgcATCTTGGAGGCAAAATGAGCTTGAGAGGATGACTCCTGAGCAACTGTTGGATTTCTCAAGATCTGATTATTATTGTTGGTGTTTGGACTCACaagattattaa
- the LOC129874639 gene encoding CASP-like protein 4A3, with translation MLSGYTLRIWKLMTWKTKVETAKTIIIAETSSFNFHSLYYFPFQSIFKAPNPIFVASLFCLFIMELNHTKQTLQTVMENEQQHLSLSDSDSTNSETDKAITFSSPARFHSASDSDDSTKSQTDKATIPNSTTATPHGPVNKDSSHPRSSISADSDDFSECQKDDSTTANVNGDSTKVSSPPVESPPRSSISSDQISLPHESFTLEDNKPSEAPTGSPPEKPPIPEAVVKRFIKEEPLALVKADLFVGNGTDSVKEGVDGGNRRRTVRPQLSIIRKVKRDETVKKAALGFRIFGFLFCLVSFSVMAADRNKGWALDSFERYKEFRYCMSVNVIGFVYSGAQAFDLAYQSATGKSIVQHHLRYMFDFALDQVVTYLLISASSSAATRIDDWQSNWGKDKFPDMATASVAMSFLAFAAFAFSSLVSGYVLCYSRST, from the exons ATGTTAAGTGGCTATACTTTACGAATCTGGAAGCTGATG ACGTGGAAGACAAAAGTTGAAACCGCCAAAACTATCATTATCGCCGAGACCTCATCTTTCAACTTCCATTCATTATACTATTTTCCGTTTCAATCCATTTTCAAAGCCCCCAATCCCATTTTTGTAGCATCACTGTTCTGTTTGTTCATCATGGAATTGAATCATACAAAGCAGACTCTGCAAACGGTTATGGAGAATGAACAGCAGCATCTCTCCCTCTCTGATTCAGATTCTACCAATTCTGAAACAGATAAAGCTATTACTTTCTCTTCTCCAGCTCGTTTTCATAGTGCTTCCGATTCAGATGATTCCACTAAGTCCCAAACAGATAAAGCTACTATTCCTAATTCTACTACTGCTACTCCTCATGGTCCTGTGAATAAAGATTCATCTCACCCGAGGTCATCAATTTCCGCCGATTCAGATGATTTTAGTGAGTGCCAAAAAGATGATTCTACTACTGCTAATGTTAATGGAGATTCTACTAAGGTATCTTCCCCGCCGGTGGAATCTCCGCCTAGGTCATCAATTTCCTCCGATCAAATTTCTCTTCCTCATGAGTCTTTCACTCTGGAGGATAATAAGCCTTCTGAAGCTCCGACGGGGAGTCCGCCGGAAAAACCTCCGATACCGGAAGCGGTGGTGAAGAGGTTTATCAAGGAGGAGCCACTGGCTTTGGTGAAAGCGGATCTGTTTGTCGGAAATGGTACAGATAGTGTTAAGGAAGGTGTCGACGGTGGCAACCGTCGGCGGACAGTAAGGCCACAGTTGTCGATTATAAGAAAAGTGAAGAGGGATGAGACGGTAAAGAAAGCAGCTTTAGGTTTTAGGATTTTTGGGTTTTTGTTTTGTTTGGTTTCCTTTTCTGTTATGGCAGCTGATAGGAATAAAGGTTGGGCTCTGGACTCTTTCGAACGTTACAAGGAGTTCAG GTACTGTATGTCAGTGAACGTCATAGGATTTGTGTATTCAGGAGCTCAGGCATTCGATTTAGCCTACCAATCTGCCACTGGCAAGAGCATCGTGCAGCACCATTTGCGCTACATGTTTGATTTTGCCCTTGATCAG GTGGTAACATATCTTCTGATATCAGCATCATCTTCTGCTGCCACTCGCATTGACGATTGGCAGTCAAATTGGGGGAAGGACAAGTTTCCTGATATGGCAACCGCCTCTGTAGCAATGTCCTTCCTTGCATTTGCGGCTTTTGCCTTCAGCTCCCTTGTATCTGGCTATGTACTATGCTACTCCAGATCAACATAG